A stretch of Brassica rapa cultivar Chiifu-401-42 chromosome A08, CAAS_Brap_v3.01, whole genome shotgun sequence DNA encodes these proteins:
- the LOC103832936 gene encoding zingipain-2, producing the protein MVSVLSVFVALAIISINLKTCQATYNVTLNEKSISDYYQKWMIQFSKVYKDNFEKEMRYKVFKKNLIFIENFNNMGNQSYKLGVNEFTDMTKEEFLATYTGRLRGINVTSLPKVVDQSMSSRKLNFSELFYVKDWRIEGAVTPVKNQGSCGSCWAFSSVAAVEGLTKISGNNLVSLSEQQLVDCTNGCNAGSTGEAFAYIIKNGGISSDSEYPYQGKSGQCRSDARPAIRIKGYENVPSNNEYALLDSVLRQPISVDIDSSTDSFMHYKEGVFDVLDCGIDVNHAVVLVGYGVTDDGIMYWLAKNSWGENWGEQGYMRIRRMVEWPEGMCGLAQYANYPVV; encoded by the exons ATGGTGTCAGTATTGTCTGTGTTCGTGGCTCTAGCCATTATTTCCATTAATTTAAAGACCTGTCAAGCCACATATAATGTCACTTTGAATGAGAAATCCATTTCTGATTACTACCAGAAATGGATGATTCAGTTCTCTAAAGTTTACAAGGATAACTTCGAGAAAGAGATGAGGTACAAAGTGTTCAAGAAAAACTTGATATTTATCGAGAACTTCAATAATATGGGGAATCAAAGCTATAAACTTGGTGTCAACGAGTTTACCGATATGACCAAAGAAGAGTTTCTTGCCACCTACACCGGTCGTCTCCGGGGCATAAACGTTACTTCACTACCCAAAGTGGTTGATCAATCGATGTCATCTAGGAAATTGAACTTTAGTGAACTTTTTTATGTCAAAGACTGGAGAATCGAAGGAGCTGTAACGCCTGTCAAAAATCAAGGATCATGTG GAAGTTGTTGGGCGTTCTCATCTGTAGCAGCAGTGGAGGGTTTAACAAAAATTTCTGGCAATAACCTCGTATCACTGTCGGAACAACAACTTGTAGATTGCACAAATGGTTGTAACGCGGGAAGTACTGGTGAAGCTTTCGCCTACATTATAAAAAACGGGGGTATATCTTCAGATTCAGAATACCCATACCAAGGAAAATCAGGGCAGTGTCGTTCCGACGCCAGACCCGCCATAAGGATAAAAGGGTACGAAAATGTCCCAAGCAACAACGAGTATGCGTTGCTCGATTCTGTATTGAGACAGCCCATCTCGGTGGACATTGATTCGAGTACGGACAGTTTTATGCATTACAAAGAGGGAGTGTTCGATGTGCTGGACTGTGGGATCGACGTGAATCATGCAGTTGTGCTCGTTGGGTATGGGGTGACGGATGATGGGATCATGTACTGGTTGGCTAAAAACTCTTGGGGTGAGAATTGGGGTGAACAAGGTTACATGAGGATCCGTAGAATGGTGGAGTGGCCTGAAGGAATGTGTGGTTTGGCTCAGTATGCTAATTATCCGGTAGTTTGA